Proteins found in one Magnolia sinica isolate HGM2019 chromosome 5, MsV1, whole genome shotgun sequence genomic segment:
- the LOC131245315 gene encoding uncharacterized protein LOC131245315 isoform X1, producing MRAVVQRVLSASVEVDGHTISEIGPGLLVLVGLHEADVESDADYICRKVLNMRLFPNEKSGKAWDQNVMQRNFGVLLVSQFTLFGILKGNKPDFHVAMPPQKAKPFYDSLVDKFRKSYNADSIKDGVFGAMMKVHLVNDGPVTMQLDSSHLLPSKNNTSEVVEEEPEP from the exons ATGAGGGCTGTAGTTCAGCGAGTCCTCTCTGCAAGCGTTGAG GTTGATGGGCACACGATATCGGAGATCGGCCCCGGCCTCCTCGTCCTCGTCGGTCTTCACGAAGCTGATGTAGAATCTGATGCAGACTacat ATGTAGGAAAGTATTGAACATGAGGCTATTTCCAAATGAGAAGAGCGGAAAAGCATGGGACCAAAAT GTCATGCAGAGGAATTTTGGAGTTCTCTTGG TGAGCCAGTTTACTTTATTTGGCATTCTAAAGGGCAACAAGCCAGATTTTCATGTGGCTATGCCACCTCAGAAAGCAAAGCCCTTCTACGATTCTCTAGTCGATAAATTTCGCAAATCATACAACGCAGATTCCATAAAAG ATGGTGTTTTTGGAGCAATGATGAAG GTTCACTTGGTAAACGATGGACCTGTTACCATGCAGCTTGATTCATCACATTTACTACCATCCAA GAATAATACAAGTGAGGTGGTAGAAGAGGAGCCAGAACCATGA
- the LOC131245315 gene encoding uncharacterized protein LOC131245315 isoform X2, which translates to MRAVVQRVLSASVEVDGHTISEIGPGLLVLVGLHEADVESDADYICRKVLNMRLFPNEKSGKAWDQNVMQRNFGVLLVSQFTLFGILKGNKPDFHVAMPPQKAKPFYDSLVDKFRKSYNADSIKGSLGKRWTCYHAA; encoded by the exons ATGAGGGCTGTAGTTCAGCGAGTCCTCTCTGCAAGCGTTGAG GTTGATGGGCACACGATATCGGAGATCGGCCCCGGCCTCCTCGTCCTCGTCGGTCTTCACGAAGCTGATGTAGAATCTGATGCAGACTacat ATGTAGGAAAGTATTGAACATGAGGCTATTTCCAAATGAGAAGAGCGGAAAAGCATGGGACCAAAAT GTCATGCAGAGGAATTTTGGAGTTCTCTTGG TGAGCCAGTTTACTTTATTTGGCATTCTAAAGGGCAACAAGCCAGATTTTCATGTGGCTATGCCACCTCAGAAAGCAAAGCCCTTCTACGATTCTCTAGTCGATAAATTTCGCAAATCATACAACGCAGATTCCATAAAAG GTTCACTTGGTAAACGATGGACCTGTTACCATGCAGCTTGA